ACAGCAAATTCAGAGACGCTGTTCTTCAGGTTGCTGAACCAGGTGATGTTATCTGGATCCACGACTATCAGTTGTTGTTGTTGCCAGGCATGATCCGCGCGGAGGTACCCGATGTAGCGATTGGTTATTTCCAGCATATTCCATTCCCTTCGTTTGAACTTTTCCGACTGATCCCATGGCGTGCTGAATTGCTGGAAGGTATGCTGGGTGCTGACTTATTAGGTTTCCACACCTTTGATGACAGCCATCATTTTCTGAACGCGGTTACCCGCCTGCTACCCGTAAATGCTTCTGCCAACGTCGTGATGGTCAATGACCGTGCGGTGATCGCTGAAACCTTTCCAATGGGTATCGACAATCAGAAGTTTGAACAACTTTCAGCCGATCCGGAAGTACTTCGTCAGCTGGAGAATCTCAAAGAAACATTCCATGATACACACATGGTCTTGTCTATTGACAGACTTGATTACAGCAAAGGTATCATACAACGGTTGCAGGCATTTGAACTCTTCCTGCAACTTTATCCGGAGTATATAGAGAAGGTGGTATTGTATATGATCGTTGTGCCGTCTCGAGATACGGTGCCGCAATACAGGGAACTGAAAGAGGCCATTGATATGCTGGCTGGCGGTATTAACGCACGCTTCCGCACGATGAACTGGCATCCTGTAAATTACTTCTACCGGTCGTTCCCAGTTGAGGTATTGTCTGCATTGTACAACTTTGCAGATGTAGGACTGGTTACCCCGATGCGTGATGGTATGAATCTCGTGAGTAAAGAGTATGTTGCCAGTCGTAAAGATGACGACGGGGTACTGATCCTGAGTGAGATGGCCGGTGCATCTAAAGAATTGATCGATGCGCTGATTGTAAATCCTAATAATATTGGTGCTATTGCAAGAGCTTTACACGAAGCGATCAACATGCCCATACAGGAACAGCAACGTCGCATGAAGCAAATGCGGCAGGTAGTTGGGAAGTTTAATATTTCTCACTGGGTGAAACTGTTCATGACACGCCTGCAGGAAGTAAAGCAATTGCAGCAGTCCATGCTGGCCCGCAGAATGAGCATGGATATGCAGTCGCAGGTCAGGAATAAGTACAAGAAAGCCGCTAAACGTGTTATCTTCCTCGATTATGATGGTACGCTGGTTGGCTTTCAGTCTAATATTGATCTCGCTTCGCCCGATCAGGAACTCTATCAGTTGTTAAAAACACTGACACATGATAAAGCCAATCACGTAGTCATGATCAGTGGCCGTAAACATGAAACGCTGGAAGAGTGGCTGGGACAGCTGCCGTTGGATCTGATCGCGGAACATGGCGCATGGCATAGGAAATATGGGGAAGACTGGCAGAAAATACCCGGACTGACCGCTCAGTGGAAACAGGATATCATGCCTATTCTAGATACCTATATGGACCGTACTCCCGGCTCTTTTATAGAAGAAAAGAGTTACTCGCTTGTATGGCATTACCGCAAGGTAGAAGCCGGCCTCGGCGAACTGCGTGCCAATGAGCTCATGAACACACTCCGCTACTTCACCAGTGATATCGGATTGCAGATCCTGCCAGGTGATAAAGTAATTGAGATAAAAAATGTGGAGATCAATAAAGGTAAAGCAACGCTTGCATGGTTGCAGGACAGGCAGTTTGATTTTACACTGGCTATCGGTGATGATCATACTGATGAAGATATCTTCAAGGCATTGCCTAATGATGCGGTGACGATCAAGGTAGGTAGCCAGGTTTCGGCAGCGAGATACTATCTGCGCAATCATCACGAAGTACGCGCATTCCTGCGGACGTTAGTAGCCGGATAGCCGTTACGAATTACTTTGAGTAGCGGAATAACGCTAAGGACTATATAAAAAGATGCCGCTTCAATATGATGCGGCATCTTTCTTTACATGTATATTGAGAAAAATGATCAAAGGAAGATAGGTACATCCAGTCGCATGGATATTCTGTAAGCTGCATTCATCAATCCCACGTGGCTATAGGCCTGCGGGAAGTTACCCCACTGGCTGCCATTTTCTTCATCCACATCTTCACTGAATAACATCAGGTGATTTGAATATTGTAACAGGTTCTCGAACTCTCTTACTGCATCATCTATACGACCCACACATGCTAATGCTTCTACATACCAGAATGCACAAACGAGGAAGGTCGTTTTCGGTTTTCCAAAATCGTCGGAATGCAGGTAACGGTAGAAGAGCCCCTGCGGTGTTTTCAGTTCCTTTTCGAGTGCCGCCAGATGGTCCCTCGCCTTTTCTGAAGCAGGGTCAAGGTAGTTCATCATGATCAGCTGTAAGGTACTGGCGTCCAGGTGCTGACTGCCTGCCGCATTGGTATATACTTTTCTCACAGGATCATAACAGCTTTCTATATGCGCGGCAGCCCTGTCTTTCAAAGCGATGGCTTTTTTTGCCAGTTGTTCATTGCCGATGGTACGGGCCATTTTTTCTGCGGCGGCACAACCAGCCCACTGGAACAGGTTACTGTAGCAGTGGATGTTGGCGAAATTGCGGAATTCCCAGATACCGGCATCCTTTTCATCAATGGTGTGTTCTATCTTATTCAACAGATATTCTATCCACCATGCGGAATCCTTGCGTTCAGAGAACACAAAACGATGGTCTGTATATAATGGCAGCATCGAGATCAGTACCTGGCCATAGATGTCGTTCTGTATATGCTCATAAGCCTGGTTACCGACGCGTACGGGCTGGTTGCCCTGATAGCCTTCCAGATGAGGAAGGATCTGCTCCACAAGATTTTTCTTACCAGTAATGCCATATAATGGCTGATACCGGTAGTCACCAGAGAAGGAGATGTCCGCGACGTAACTGAAGTACTTCTCCATTTCCTCGAAATGGCCGATATGGTTCAGTGCGGTGATCACATAAAAGGTGTCTCTCAACCAGCAATATCTGTAATCCCAGGTGCGACCGCTACCCGGCGATTCCGGCAGACTGGTCGTACTGGCGGCGATAATGGCGCCGGTATCTTCGTACTGGTGGATTTTCAGGGTCAGCGCAGACCGTATGACTGCAGGCTGGTAGAAATTGGCGATGTTAGAATGTTTGATCCATGTGCGCCAGTACACGGTTGTTTCACGCAGGAACCTTTCCGCAGTACTGTTCAAAGGTGCCTCCAGTGGATGCCCGTAGGTCAGGAGCAGGTATTTTTCGTCATTTAAGACAAAGAATTCTTCTTCGACGAGATAACTGATGGGAATGTTGGTCGTCAGTCTGAGCGTTTCCTCGCATCCCAGGAATTCGATGTGATTACTACCTCTTTGCGCTTTCAGGAAGCCACTTCCGTAATCGCATACCGGTGTACATTTTACTTTTACCCGTGGATTGCCCTCCAGTGGCTCGATCTTGCGGATCAGCATCAGCGGTTTGAAATAACGTTCATACTGATAGAAACGGGGAGCAAAGTCCGTGATACGGTATTTTCCGCTCTCACTGGTGACTTCCGTACACAGTACATTGGTGTTTTCCAGGTAATACTGCTTGGACGTGTACTCTCCTGAAGGACGGATGTAGAATTCACCACCCTTCTTCTTATCGAGCATGCCGCCAAAGATAAAGGAGCTGTCCATGCGAGGCCAGCAAAGCCAGTCTATGTTTGTGTTTAGATTGACATGAGCAAGATATGCACAATTGCCAATAATGCCAGTCTGATAAGTATGTCTTTCCATAAGTGATTCATTAGAACACAAAAGCCATTCCAATACGGCACATTTTGTGTTAATTAAGAACTAAAAACCTCTTTTTTTGATTTCCCGTAAATTCCCTGCATGAAGAAATGGCTACGTATAACCCTGATTGTTTCCGGAAGCCTGTTAGGGCTGCTGGTCCTGCTATGGCTCGGATTAGCATGGCATATCCGGCATAACAAGGCCATGATCCTTCAACAGATCAGCGATCGGCTGAAGGAGAGACTACATGGAGGAGAACTGTTGATAAAAGACATGGAACCTTCACTGGTGCGCAGTTTTCCGAATATTTCGGTCGCGCTGGAAGGGGTAAGTGTTAAGGATAGTCTGTGTAATGTACATCGCCATCCCTTGCTTGATGTAGCACGTATCTTCATAAAAATAAACACTTTCTCGTTACTGAAAAAACAATTAGATATTAAACAGATCTCTCTGGAGGGAGGTACGGTGTATTTATTTACTGATAGCACCGGATATAGCAATGCCAGTATGCTGAAGCCGGACACGAAGGTGAAGGCGGAAGGGAAGGGTATGGCAGCGGATATTACACGTTTTCAGTTGCACGATATGAAACTGGTGATGGAAAACCTGCAAAAGCACAAATTATTCAGCTTTGCGATTGGACATCTGCAGGGAAATTTACGCAACCACGATTCCGGTTGGGTGTGTAACCTGAATATGGCGGTAAGGGTGGGGAGTCTGGCATTTAACACCGACAAGGGCAGTTTCCTGAAGGACAAGCCCTTACAGACCGACCTGGAGGTCACCTACAACAGCAACCGGAAGCTGCTGGAGATCCCGCAGCAGGCATTGTATATCTCGGATCAGAAAATTACAGCTGGCGCCTCCTTCTCATTTGGCGATCATCCCAGACCATTTACGGTGCATATTATCGCTGAACAGATACCTTTCCGCCTGGCGGCGTCTATGCTGACGCCCAGGATCAATGCAAAGCTGGATAGTATCAGCCTGGAAAATCCACTGGATGCAGAATGTGTGCTGAAAGGGTTAATGTCCCGTGGAGAACCAGCAGTAAATGTTACCTGGAAAACAGTGAAGAACCATGTGATGCCAAAGGGGATGGAATTGCAGGAATGCAGTTTTACCGGCCGTTTCTCTAATGAATGGATCGGTGGACAGCCGAGGGGCGATGAAAACTCAGTTATCAGTCTGTATGGATTAACGGCCCGCTGTTATGGTATACCGGTGGCAGCCGATACTATTGATATTACGAATCTGAGACATCCGACGCTGATGGGGATTTTTAAGTCTAATTTTTCGCTAACTGACCTGAATAGTGCGCAGGGAGAAGAAGAGATATTCCGTTTTACCGGGGGAACGGCCAATGCTACCTTGTTTTATAAGGGCGGCATCACTGTGGGAGATACGATCATTCCTTATCTGAAGGGAACGATCCAGCTGAAGGACGGCGCGATGGTGTATGTTCCCAGGGACCTGCAGTTGACGGCCTGTAATGCCTTACTGGACTTCAACGGACAGGACCTGTTCCTGCAGAATATTTCTGTTCGCACGCAGAAGAGCAGTTTGCAGATGGAAGGGAGTGTCAGGAATATCACCCGGCTGTATTTTTCCAATCCGGATAAGTTACAGCTGGACTGGAATGTCAGGAGTGACGGGATTGACCTTAATGAGTTCCGTGCTTTCCTCGGGAAGCGCCGGCAGAGTAAACGAACGACTATGGCAGCGAACAGGCGGAAGATCAGCCGTATTGCCAGTCAGCTGGATGTGATGCTTAGCACCTGCATTATCAATCTCAATGTGCAGCTGGCAAAACTTAGTTATGGCAATTTTACTGCCCAGCAGGTAAAGGCCGATCTGTCGATGAAGGAGAGTAATGTCACCCTGAAACGAGTATCGCTGGCGCATGCAGGGGGAAGTATTGATATGAATGGCGTGATGAACCAGGAAGGTGCCAACAACCGGTTTAAGATCAATGCAGGTATCCGTAATGTGCATGTGGATCAGTTGTTTCAGGCGTTCAATAACTTCGGGATGCAGTCGCTGAGCCATAGGAACCTGCGTGGCATCTTTTCCGCAAAAGCAGCCGTCAGCGGTAACATCCTGGATAATGGAAGTATGTCTCCCCAGTCGATGTACGGTACACTGTCCTTTGATCTCCGGCAGGGAGCACTGGTACATTTTGCACCTCTGGAAGACATAGGGAACTTTCTGCTGCGAAAGCGGAACCTGGATAATATCACCTTTGACAATCTTAAAAACACGCTGACATTGCAGGGTAACAAGATCATTGTTCCGCCCATGCAGATCAATTCCAGTGCGCTGTACCTGGACGTATCAGGGGTATATGCAATAGCGAAGGGGACTGACATGTATATTACGGTACCACTTCGTAATCCAAAGAAGGATGAAGATATCGTTGACAAGGAGGAAAAAAAGGCGCGAAGGAAAAAAGGAATTATACTGCATTTCCGTGCAATGGACGGGGATG
The DNA window shown above is from Chitinophaga agri and carries:
- a CDS encoding AsmA family protein — encoded protein: MKKWLRITLIVSGSLLGLLVLLWLGLAWHIRHNKAMILQQISDRLKERLHGGELLIKDMEPSLVRSFPNISVALEGVSVKDSLCNVHRHPLLDVARIFIKINTFSLLKKQLDIKQISLEGGTVYLFTDSTGYSNASMLKPDTKVKAEGKGMAADITRFQLHDMKLVMENLQKHKLFSFAIGHLQGNLRNHDSGWVCNLNMAVRVGSLAFNTDKGSFLKDKPLQTDLEVTYNSNRKLLEIPQQALYISDQKITAGASFSFGDHPRPFTVHIIAEQIPFRLAASMLTPRINAKLDSISLENPLDAECVLKGLMSRGEPAVNVTWKTVKNHVMPKGMELQECSFTGRFSNEWIGGQPRGDENSVISLYGLTARCYGIPVAADTIDITNLRHPTLMGIFKSNFSLTDLNSAQGEEEIFRFTGGTANATLFYKGGITVGDTIIPYLKGTIQLKDGAMVYVPRDLQLTACNALLDFNGQDLFLQNISVRTQKSSLQMEGSVRNITRLYFSNPDKLQLDWNVRSDGIDLNEFRAFLGKRRQSKRTTMAANRRKISRIASQLDVMLSTCIINLNVQLAKLSYGNFTAQQVKADLSMKESNVTLKRVSLAHAGGSIDMNGVMNQEGANNRFKINAGIRNVHVDQLFQAFNNFGMQSLSHRNLRGIFSAKAAVSGNILDNGSMSPQSMYGTLSFDLRQGALVHFAPLEDIGNFLLRKRNLDNITFDNLKNTLTLQGNKIIVPPMQINSSALYLDVSGVYAIAKGTDMYITVPLRNPKKDEDIVDKEEKKARRKKGIILHFRAMDGDDGKVKIKMGGKKDKPEEAEM
- a CDS encoding bifunctional alpha,alpha-trehalose-phosphate synthase (UDP-forming)/trehalose-phosphatase; the encoded protein is MSKTIIVSNRLPVKITEKDGEYVLNPSEGGLATGLGSIYRQGYNIWIGWPGIDVGEAAQPQIREQLGEMNLMPVYLTQEEINNYYEGFSNEVLWPVFHYMSVYARYEQAYWDFYYQVNSKFRDAVLQVAEPGDVIWIHDYQLLLLPGMIRAEVPDVAIGYFQHIPFPSFELFRLIPWRAELLEGMLGADLLGFHTFDDSHHFLNAVTRLLPVNASANVVMVNDRAVIAETFPMGIDNQKFEQLSADPEVLRQLENLKETFHDTHMVLSIDRLDYSKGIIQRLQAFELFLQLYPEYIEKVVLYMIVVPSRDTVPQYRELKEAIDMLAGGINARFRTMNWHPVNYFYRSFPVEVLSALYNFADVGLVTPMRDGMNLVSKEYVASRKDDDGVLILSEMAGASKELIDALIVNPNNIGAIARALHEAINMPIQEQQRRMKQMRQVVGKFNISHWVKLFMTRLQEVKQLQQSMLARRMSMDMQSQVRNKYKKAAKRVIFLDYDGTLVGFQSNIDLASPDQELYQLLKTLTHDKANHVVMISGRKHETLEEWLGQLPLDLIAEHGAWHRKYGEDWQKIPGLTAQWKQDIMPILDTYMDRTPGSFIEEKSYSLVWHYRKVEAGLGELRANELMNTLRYFTSDIGLQILPGDKVIEIKNVEINKGKATLAWLQDRQFDFTLAIGDDHTDEDIFKALPNDAVTIKVGSQVSAARYYLRNHHEVRAFLRTLVAG
- a CDS encoding glycoside hydrolase family 15 protein produces the protein MEWLLCSNESLMERHTYQTGIIGNCAYLAHVNLNTNIDWLCWPRMDSSFIFGGMLDKKKGGEFYIRPSGEYTSKQYYLENTNVLCTEVTSESGKYRITDFAPRFYQYERYFKPLMLIRKIEPLEGNPRVKVKCTPVCDYGSGFLKAQRGSNHIEFLGCEETLRLTTNIPISYLVEEEFFVLNDEKYLLLTYGHPLEAPLNSTAERFLRETTVYWRTWIKHSNIANFYQPAVIRSALTLKIHQYEDTGAIIAASTTSLPESPGSGRTWDYRYCWLRDTFYVITALNHIGHFEEMEKYFSYVADISFSGDYRYQPLYGITGKKNLVEQILPHLEGYQGNQPVRVGNQAYEHIQNDIYGQVLISMLPLYTDHRFVFSERKDSAWWIEYLLNKIEHTIDEKDAGIWEFRNFANIHCYSNLFQWAGCAAAEKMARTIGNEQLAKKAIALKDRAAAHIESCYDPVRKVYTNAAGSQHLDASTLQLIMMNYLDPASEKARDHLAALEKELKTPQGLFYRYLHSDDFGKPKTTFLVCAFWYVEALACVGRIDDAVREFENLLQYSNHLMLFSEDVDEENGSQWGNFPQAYSHVGLMNAAYRISMRLDVPIFL